In one window of Solanum pennellii chromosome 2, SPENNV200 DNA:
- the LOC107010356 gene encoding B3 domain-containing protein REM5-like: MEIPPKKPHFFKPILPGFKNGLKIPLGFLKYLKRHDQHEHAILTTCDKKWLGKVNGRRLEEGSWIEFVEELNLKVGDVLVFKHEGDMEFDVFKFDSSHHCDKEYAMYQEEDEDEDEEDEDKL, encoded by the exons ATGGAAATCCCTCCAAAGAAACCTCACTTTTTCAAGCCTATTCTACCAGGTTTCAAGAATGGACTT AAAATTCCATTAGGTTTTTTGAAGTATCTTAAGAGacatgatcaacatgaacatgcaATATTGACAACATGTGATAAGAAGTGGTTGGGGAAGGTGAACGGTCGGCGATTAGAGGAGGGTAGTTGGATAGAGTTTGTAGAGGAACTTAATTTGAAAGTTGGAGATGTTTTAGTGTTCAAACATGAAGGAGATATGGAATTTGATGTGTTCAAATTCGATTCGAGTCATCATTGTGACAAAGAGTATGCAATGTACCAGGAGGAGGACGAGGATGAGGATGAAGAGGACGAGGACAAGCTTTAA